From Salvia splendens isolate huo1 chromosome 16, SspV2, whole genome shotgun sequence, a single genomic window includes:
- the LOC121770991 gene encoding serine/threonine-protein phosphatase 7 long form homolog, translated as MGFGGMLRCGQPKDIDHHLITALIERWRPETHTFHFPVGEATVSLEDVEVLWGLKTDGEPLTGYIPTKDVNYWKDVCLDFLGFIPDAVDLKEMNWKQTSLSNQLRIELSDDHEQYMYNQRARVYCLLLLGGLLIPNATGNKIPFFYLQFFMDIEQCASYSWGGATLACLYHNLCEAALGKRTDVGGALTLLQPWAWERIPIIRPQMLNPAPVDYLPCAVAWTGRASYVKAPGHCIETFRDQFSTMHANQFIWMPYESRNLPDVCVAGRPIWTSMTTLICWNMVEPHMPQRVLRQFGIVQPYIPLVDRFHGSDFTKQD; from the exons ATGGGGTTCGGCGGGATGTTGAGGTGTGGTCAACCgaaagacattgaccaccatcttatcaccgctttgattgaacgttggaggccagagactcacacgtttcactttccagtcggtgaagcgactgtgagcttagaagacgtggaggtcttatggggcctcaaaACTGACGGTGAGCCTCtgacgggttacatccccactaaggatgtcaactattggaaggatgtttgtttggattttcttggatttattcCAGATGCAGTTGATCTAAAAGAAATGAACTGgaagcagacaagcttatcaaaTCAACTGCGGATTGAGTTGAGTGATGACCACGAGCAATACATGTACAATCAACGTGCTCGTGTGTATTGTCTGCTGTTACTGGGTGGTCTACTGATCCCGAACGCTACCGGTAATAAAATTCCCTTCTTCTACCTTCagtttttcatggatatagaacaaTGTGCTAGCTATAGCTGGGGAGGTGCGACTCTTgcctgcttgtaccacaatctaTGTGAAGCTGCACTTGGTAAGAGGACCGATGTCGGGGGAGCTCTTACATTGTTACAGCCGTGGGCTTGGGAAAGAATCCCAATTATTAGACCGCAGATGCTGAACCCCGCGCCCGTAGACTACTTACCATGTGCAGTCGC atGGACTGGTCGGGCGTCTTATGTAAAAGCACCGGGGCATTGCATTGAAACTTTCAGAGATCAGTTCTCAACAATGCATGCCAATCAG tttatttggatGCCGTATGAATCGCGAAATCTGCCGGATGTTTGTGttgccggtcgtcctatatggacgtcGATGACAACACTAATCTGCTGGAATATGGTTGAGCCACACATGCCACAGCGGGTGTTGCgacaatttgggattgtccaacctTATATCCCGCTTGTCGATCGGTTCCACGGATCTGATTTTACGAAACAGGATTGA